A stretch of the Clostridium botulinum genome encodes the following:
- a CDS encoding sensor histidine kinase, protein MKSIRNKITLSYIGIIIFTVFISQIIVLTSIRKYFYDNARELLSNQIKLSAEFYSTYLSSIDIKENVENDVDIFWKNTNAEVQILDTKGNLLMDSMGYSPKDIKSSKDFNQALLGKLGFYIHKPANSNENIMSISIPLKNGEKIQGILRFVSSLNKIDKHISSIAFYFILVAIVVIIISSIISLILSRKITRPLKEITEGAEIFASGKFKEKIVKSSNDEFGKLADTLNYMSEELLKTEKLKTEFIASISHELRTPLTSIKGWTIALSLCDPKSKSEFEDGLRIIEEETDRLSSLVEELLDFSKLSSGKITLKKDFVNIYELLVYLQKQLSPRASKDNINIFLECKGTIPDIYVDINRLKQVLMNILDNSLKFTSNGGEIKIVLSCTDDHVIITIKDNGCGIPPDDLPRVTEKFYKGKNSNSKNGIGLSICSEIISLHNGTLKILSEEHKGTEAIITLPLQTF, encoded by the coding sequence GTGAAATCTATAAGAAACAAAATAACTTTGAGCTATATAGGTATAATAATTTTTACAGTTTTTATATCTCAAATAATAGTATTAACGTCTATAAGAAAATATTTTTATGATAATGCTCGTGAACTTCTATCTAACCAAATAAAACTTTCAGCGGAATTTTATAGTACATATCTATCCTCAATAGATATTAAAGAAAATGTAGAAAATGATGTAGATATATTTTGGAAAAATACCAATGCTGAAGTTCAAATTTTAGATACTAAAGGAAATCTACTTATGGACTCTATGGGATATTCTCCAAAGGACATAAAGTCCTCTAAAGATTTTAACCAAGCTTTGCTAGGTAAGTTAGGCTTTTATATTCATAAACCAGCTAACTCCAATGAAAACATAATGAGCATATCTATTCCTTTAAAAAACGGTGAAAAAATCCAAGGAATTTTAAGATTTGTATCATCTTTAAACAAAATCGATAAACATATAAGTTCTATTGCATTTTATTTTATACTTGTAGCTATAGTTGTAATTATTATTTCTAGTATTATAAGCTTAATATTATCTAGAAAAATCACTCGTCCTTTGAAAGAAATTACTGAAGGTGCAGAAATATTTGCATCTGGCAAATTCAAAGAAAAAATAGTAAAATCCTCTAATGATGAATTTGGTAAACTTGCAGATACACTAAACTATATGTCAGAAGAGTTACTAAAAACAGAAAAATTAAAAACAGAGTTTATTGCATCTATTTCACATGAACTGAGAACTCCTTTAACATCAATCAAAGGCTGGACTATAGCTCTTAGTTTATGTGATCCTAAAAGCAAAAGCGAATTTGAAGATGGTCTTAGAATAATAGAAGAAGAAACTGATAGATTAAGTTCACTTGTTGAAGAACTTTTAGATTTTTCAAAGTTATCATCCGGAAAAATAACCTTAAAAAAAGACTTTGTAAATATCTATGAACTTCTTGTATATCTTCAAAAGCAACTATCTCCAAGAGCTTCTAAAGACAATATAAATATATTTCTTGAATGTAAAGGTACTATTCCTGATATATATGTAGATATAAATAGACTTAAACAAGTATTAATGAATATACTTGACAATTCATTAAAGTTTACATCTAACGGAGGAGAAATAAAAATAGTTTTATCCTGTACAGATGACCATGTAATAATAACTATTAAAGATAATGGATGTGGAATTCCACCAGATGATCTTCCTAGAGTTACTGAAAAATTTTATAAAGGTAAAAATAGTAATTCTAAAAATGGTATAGGTTTATCTATATGTAGTGAAATTATATCCCTACATAACGGAACTCTTAAAATATTAAGCGAAGAACATAAAGGAACTGAAGCAATAATAACGCTTCCCTTACAAACTTTTTAA
- a CDS encoding response regulator transcription factor, producing the protein MNHKHKVLVIEDEQSISKFIKLVLQKQDFEVIQAFSGEDGIKKVTTENPVVVILDIMLPGIDGFKVCELLRKNHPKVGIIMLTALGQDVDKIKGLEHGADDYMIKPFNPLELAARITSLIRRMSFSNDTSSEILISEPFKVDLNSKTAYKNEEKLNLTPKEFLLLKIFIENIGRSLSRDKLLDLAWGYNFVGDPKIVDVNIRRLRSKLEDDPSYPKYLQTVWGIGYIWKEC; encoded by the coding sequence ATGAATCATAAACATAAAGTGCTAGTTATAGAGGATGAACAATCCATAAGCAAATTTATAAAATTAGTTTTACAAAAACAGGACTTTGAAGTTATACAAGCTTTTTCTGGTGAAGATGGAATAAAAAAAGTAACTACTGAAAATCCTGTAGTTGTTATTCTAGATATTATGCTTCCTGGAATCGATGGATTTAAGGTATGTGAACTTTTAAGAAAAAATCATCCTAAAGTTGGAATTATAATGTTAACAGCTTTAGGACAAGATGTAGATAAAATAAAAGGTCTTGAACATGGTGCAGATGACTATATGATAAAACCATTTAATCCTTTAGAACTTGCTGCAAGAATAACTTCTTTAATTAGGCGTATGAGTTTTTCAAATGATACTTCATCTGAAATTTTAATATCTGAACCTTTTAAGGTTGATTTAAATTCAAAAACAGCTTACAAAAATGAAGAAAAATTAAACTTAACCCCTAAAGAATTTTTACTTTTAAAAATATTTATTGAAAATATCGGAAGATCATTAAGTCGTGATAAACTTTTAGATTTAGCTTGGGGATATAACTTTGTTGGAGATCCTAAAATTGTAGATGTAAATATTCGTAGACTTAGAAGTAAACTTGAAGATGACCCTTCATATCCAAAGTATTTACAAACAGTATGGGGAATAGGATATATATGGAAGGAATGTTAG
- the metG gene encoding methionine--tRNA ligase, with product MHKGNFYITTPIYYPSAKLHIGNTYTTVAADAIARFKRLTGYDTYFLTGTDEHGQKIQRLAEAKGITPKEYVDEIVAGIKDLWKVMNVNYDKFIRTTDDYHVETVQKIFKKLYNQGDIYKGEYEGLYCTPCESFWTETQLVDGKCPDCGRPVEKTKEEAYFFKMSRYADKLIEYIETHPEFIQPESRKNEMLNNFLRPGLQDLCISRTSFNWGIPVSFDEKHVIYVWIDALTNYITALGYNQDNDELYQKYWPANVHLVGKDILRFHTIYWPIMLMALDLPLPKQVFGHGWLLVDGGKMSKSKGNVVDPVTLVNHFGTDAVRYYLLHEIPFGQDGMYTSETFIKKTNSDLANDLGNLVNRTIAMIDKYFDGIIPAPTAKDDIDDELIKIALEAPGKVEAKMDALKIPESLDEIWTLVRRSNKYIDETMPWALAKEEDKKERLGTVLYNLVESLRIVSVMLSAFLPETSNKINAQLNVQLATWDSIASFDGTRAGTKVGEAVAIFPRIDVEKKLEELEKIQQEQMQIAQEAKMEPIKEEITIEDFEKIDLRVVKVLSCEPVKKANKILKLKVDLGGEERQVISGIAKHYKPEELVGKYVVLVANLKPVKLRGELSQGMILAASDDKEQLFVVNPGELPTGSTVK from the coding sequence ATGCATAAAGGTAATTTTTATATAACTACACCGATTTATTATCCATCAGCAAAATTACATATAGGAAATACATATACTACGGTTGCAGCAGATGCAATTGCTAGATTTAAGAGATTAACGGGATATGACACATATTTTTTAACAGGTACTGATGAACATGGTCAAAAAATTCAAAGATTAGCAGAAGCAAAAGGTATAACGCCAAAAGAATATGTAGATGAAATTGTAGCAGGTATAAAAGATTTATGGAAAGTTATGAATGTAAACTATGATAAATTTATAAGAACTACTGATGATTATCATGTTGAAACAGTTCAAAAGATATTTAAAAAATTATATAATCAAGGGGATATATATAAAGGAGAATATGAAGGTCTATATTGTACACCATGTGAATCTTTTTGGACAGAAACTCAACTTGTAGATGGAAAATGTCCGGATTGTGGAAGACCAGTTGAAAAAACTAAGGAAGAAGCATATTTCTTTAAGATGTCGAGGTATGCTGATAAACTTATAGAATATATAGAAACTCATCCAGAGTTTATACAACCAGAATCAAGAAAAAATGAAATGTTAAATAACTTTTTAAGACCAGGTCTTCAAGATTTATGTATATCAAGAACTTCATTTAATTGGGGAATTCCAGTAAGTTTTGATGAAAAACATGTTATATATGTATGGATAGATGCGCTTACAAACTATATAACAGCTCTTGGATATAACCAAGATAATGATGAATTATATCAAAAATATTGGCCAGCAAATGTTCATCTTGTAGGGAAAGATATATTAAGATTTCATACAATATATTGGCCAATTATGTTAATGGCATTAGATCTTCCATTACCAAAACAAGTATTTGGTCATGGATGGCTTTTAGTTGATGGTGGAAAAATGTCAAAATCAAAGGGAAATGTTGTAGACCCAGTGACATTGGTTAATCATTTTGGAACTGATGCTGTAAGATATTATCTTCTTCACGAAATACCGTTTGGTCAAGATGGAATGTATACAAGTGAAACATTTATAAAGAAAACAAACTCAGATCTTGCAAATGATCTTGGAAACCTTGTAAATAGAACTATAGCTATGATTGATAAGTATTTTGATGGGATAATTCCAGCACCAACGGCTAAAGATGATATAGATGATGAGTTAATTAAAATTGCTCTTGAAGCACCAGGAAAAGTAGAAGCAAAAATGGATGCATTAAAGATACCAGAATCGTTAGATGAAATATGGACTTTAGTTAGAAGAAGCAATAAATATATTGATGAAACTATGCCTTGGGCTCTTGCTAAAGAAGAAGATAAGAAAGAAAGATTAGGAACAGTTTTATATAATTTGGTGGAAAGCTTAAGAATAGTATCTGTAATGCTTTCAGCTTTCTTACCAGAAACAAGTAACAAGATAAATGCTCAATTAAATGTTCAACTTGCAACATGGGATAGCATAGCATCTTTTGATGGAACAAGAGCAGGTACAAAGGTGGGAGAAGCTGTAGCTATATTCCCAAGAATTGATGTTGAAAAAAAATTAGAAGAACTTGAGAAAATACAACAGGAACAAATGCAAATAGCACAAGAGGCAAAAATGGAACCAATTAAAGAAGAAATAACTATAGAAGATTTCGAGAAAATTGATTTAAGAGTTGTAAAAGTATTATCTTGTGAACCTGTTAAGAAAGCAAACAAAATTTTAAAATTAAAAGTTGATTTAGGTGGAGAAGAAAGACAGGTTATATCAGGAATAGCTAAACATTATAAACCAGAAGAATTAGTAGGGAAATATGTTGTATTAGTTGCTAACTTAAAGCCTGTTAAATTAAGAGGAGAATTATCTCAAGGTATGATTCTCGCAGCATCAGATGATAAAGAACAATTATTTGTAGTAAATCCAGGAGAACTTCCAACAGGAAGTACTGTTAAATAA
- a CDS encoding DUF3298 and DUF4163 domain-containing protein, with protein sequence MNNFIYASLVISLLYSTAPCTNTFSNTNRSNLTKVTSNIFKNKVKIDTKELQIKKDYFDSKLKFPIITGLKNKNIQQQVNSMIENDVLKFRNRIKNLAEKNKEKSIKEGYELMPYVAYTDYKVSTIKDDFASFYIDFYEFTGGAHGSTLRKSYNIDLKTGKLLTLHDILKDIPNYKDIINKYIYNEISKKPDIYFVDSFKGITDNIAFTVEKDALVIYFQQYEIAPYSSGIPEFRIPFIKLSNF encoded by the coding sequence ATGAATAATTTCATTTATGCTAGTCTAGTAATATCGCTATTGTATAGTACTGCTCCTTGTACTAATACCTTTAGTAATACTAATAGGTCTAACCTAACTAAAGTAACTAGTAATATATTTAAAAACAAAGTAAAAATTGACACAAAAGAATTACAAATAAAAAAAGATTACTTTGATAGTAAATTAAAATTTCCTATTATAACAGGATTAAAAAATAAAAATATTCAACAACAAGTAAATTCAATGATTGAAAATGATGTTTTAAAGTTTAGGAATAGAATAAAAAATTTAGCTGAAAAAAACAAAGAAAAGTCTATTAAAGAAGGCTATGAACTTATGCCTTATGTGGCATATACTGATTATAAAGTATCAACTATAAAAGATGATTTTGCAAGTTTTTATATTGATTTCTATGAATTTACTGGAGGCGCTCATGGTAGCACCCTTAGAAAATCATATAATATTGATCTTAAAACAGGTAAATTATTAACACTCCATGATATATTAAAAGATATTCCTAACTACAAAGATATTATAAATAAATATATATATAATGAAATTAGTAAAAAACCGGACATTTACTTTGTAGACTCGTTTAAAGGAATAACTGATAACATAGCCTTTACTGTAGAAAAAGATGCTTTAGTTATATATTTTCAACAATATGAAATTGCACCATACTCTTCGGGGATTCCTGAATTTAGAATTCCTTTTATAAAATTAAGCAATTTCTAA
- a CDS encoding DUF445 family protein: protein MTYTKILFSAIVGAVIGYITNWLAIKMLFRPHEEKRIFGIKIPFTPGLIPKEQKRIAKSVGDAVGNHLLTKEAMVEALKDNEVDNKFKQWVNKKVRSIIKKNISIKDQLRNIIGVEFEKIVFNLKIKLSNIILKTMRKDDFKLQVEDLIVDAIKVELKKSPKDIMESSYYNIVRKKLLSNSIGFKNSIEFRNYLEKGVQKKLIKFQNLDKSLNEVIPLGVISSLKVYIYNRNYDISMGIKELLNDEKVQFKLQNVLSELISGNLNPMVAMFLNPTTIYNKVHSVLNDYLDKEETQKEVALFVNNIVDRMLKLKVSNIVSGLSEDAKVKNAETISDFILKNILEDEVFDEILLKLEDKIKQSGSIEELLVKANINSHEILRNIIGNKIDSILSSQEIIEKIAFYTDKIVDKILESKICDITEGKEEEILSVADKMGENGFEKLIKNEANQFLECFDISKIVEDRINTFEVSFAEKIILEIANKELSAITWLGALLGFIMGLVSSLVAMM from the coding sequence ATGACATATACAAAAATTTTATTTTCAGCTATTGTTGGAGCTGTAATTGGATATATAACAAACTGGTTAGCTATAAAAATGTTATTTCGTCCCCATGAAGAAAAAAGGATTTTTGGAATTAAAATACCTTTTACTCCAGGACTTATACCAAAGGAACAGAAAAGAATTGCAAAAAGTGTAGGTGATGCTGTAGGAAATCATCTTTTAACTAAAGAAGCAATGGTAGAGGCTTTAAAAGACAATGAAGTTGATAATAAGTTTAAACAATGGGTAAATAAAAAGGTAAGATCAATTATAAAGAAAAATATTTCTATAAAAGATCAATTAAGAAATATCATAGGGGTTGAATTTGAAAAGATAGTTTTTAATTTAAAAATTAAATTGTCTAATATTATATTGAAAACTATGAGAAAAGATGATTTTAAGTTACAAGTTGAGGATTTAATTGTAGATGCTATAAAAGTAGAACTTAAAAAGAGTCCTAAGGATATAATGGAAAGTTCTTATTATAATATTGTAAGAAAAAAATTATTGAGCAATTCTATTGGATTTAAAAATTCAATAGAATTTAGAAATTATTTAGAAAAAGGGGTACAGAAGAAATTAATCAAATTTCAAAATTTAGATAAATCTTTAAATGAGGTTATACCACTTGGAGTTATAAGTTCACTTAAAGTATACATATATAATAGAAATTATGATATTTCCATGGGAATAAAAGAGTTATTAAATGATGAAAAAGTACAGTTTAAACTACAAAATGTTCTTTCAGAACTAATAAGTGGTAATTTAAATCCTATGGTTGCTATGTTTTTAAATCCAACAACTATATATAATAAGGTTCATTCTGTTTTAAATGATTATTTAGATAAAGAAGAAACTCAAAAAGAAGTGGCGTTATTTGTAAATAATATTGTTGATAGAATGCTAAAGCTTAAAGTATCAAATATTGTATCAGGATTGTCTGAAGATGCAAAGGTAAAAAATGCAGAAACTATTTCAGATTTTATATTGAAGAATATATTAGAAGATGAAGTTTTTGATGAAATATTATTAAAACTAGAAGATAAGATAAAACAAAGTGGAAGTATAGAAGAACTTTTAGTGAAAGCTAATATAAATTCACATGAAATATTAAGAAATATCATAGGAAATAAAATAGATAGTATTTTATCATCACAAGAGATAATAGAAAAAATAGCATTTTATACTGATAAAATAGTAGATAAAATTTTAGAAAGTAAGATATGTGATATTACAGAAGGAAAAGAAGAAGAGATTTTAAGTGTAGCTGATAAAATGGGAGAAAATGGATTTGAAAAACTTATTAAGAATGAAGCAAATCAGTTTTTAGAGTGTTTTGATATAAGTAAGATAGTTGAAGATAGAATAAATACATTTGAAGTTTCTTTTGCAGAAAAAATAATATTAGAGATTGCAAACAAAGAATTAAGTGCAATAACATGGCTTGGAGCATTACTTGGTTTTATAATGGGACTTGTATCTTCCTTGGTTGCTATGATGTAA
- the dhaK gene encoding dihydroxyacetone kinase subunit DhaK: protein MKKIINNPDMVVKEMLEGMVAAHPEYIKKLENVDVLVRSKHTLKSKVALVSGGGSGHEPAHGGYVGEGMLDAAVAGAVFTSPTPDQIYEAIKTVDFGKGVLLIIKNYSGDVMNFEMAKDMADMEGIKVESVVVNDDVAVENSTFTSGRRGIAGTVFVHKIAGAKAEMGASLDEVKKVAEKVISNVGSMGMALSSCIVPAAGKPNFTLGEDEVEIGMGIHGEPGTHREKIKSADEITEHLLNKVLNDIKVEEGQEVALMINGLASTPFMELYIVNKRVSELLKEKKIKVHKTFVGEYMTSLEMAGFSISILKLDSELKKLLDAKADTPAFKVFG from the coding sequence ATGAAAAAAATAATTAATAATCCAGATATGGTTGTTAAAGAAATGCTAGAGGGAATGGTAGCTGCTCATCCTGAATATATTAAAAAATTAGAGAATGTAGATGTTTTAGTGAGAAGCAAACATACATTGAAAAGTAAAGTTGCATTAGTAAGTGGTGGTGGAAGTGGTCATGAACCAGCACATGGAGGGTATGTAGGAGAAGGAATGCTTGATGCTGCAGTAGCGGGTGCTGTATTTACATCCCCAACTCCTGATCAAATATATGAAGCCATTAAGACTGTTGACTTTGGAAAAGGTGTATTATTGATTATAAAAAATTATAGTGGAGATGTCATGAACTTTGAGATGGCAAAGGATATGGCTGATATGGAAGGAATAAAGGTTGAATCTGTTGTAGTAAATGATGATGTTGCTGTAGAAAATAGTACATTTACATCAGGAAGACGTGGTATTGCAGGTACTGTATTTGTTCATAAGATTGCAGGTGCAAAGGCAGAAATGGGAGCATCTCTTGATGAAGTAAAAAAGGTTGCAGAAAAGGTAATAAGTAATGTTGGAAGTATGGGTATGGCATTAAGTTCTTGCATAGTACCAGCAGCGGGAAAACCAAATTTTACTTTAGGTGAAGACGAAGTAGAAATAGGAATGGGCATACATGGAGAGCCAGGAACTCATAGAGAAAAAATAAAGTCTGCTGATGAAATAACAGAGCATTTATTAAATAAAGTTTTGAATGATATAAAGGTTGAAGAAGGACAAGAGGTAGCTTTAATGATAAATGGGCTTGCATCAACTCCATTTATGGAACTGTATATAGTAAATAAGAGGGTAAGTGAACTTCTTAAAGAAAAGAAAATAAAAGTTCACAAGACATTTGTCGGTGAGTATATGACTTCTTTAGAAATGGCGGGATTCTCAATAAGTATATTGAAGCTTGATTCAGAATTAAAGAAACTTTTAGATGCAAAGGCTGATACACCAGCTTTTAAAGTGTTTGGATAG
- the dhaL gene encoding dihydroxyacetone kinase subunit DhaL has product MSITGKEVIDILYKINDMIQENKEYLTELDATIGDGDHGLNMSRGFKAVVEKLKDDDGNNIGNTFKKVGMALVSNVGGASGPLYGTAFMKAGAILNSKSKIDINDFSKVLKEALEGVKMRGKGEIGEKTMIDALLPAIEALDKAIGNGENSIYALKKASDAAFKGVEYTKEIIAKKGRASYLGERSIGHQDPGATSCALVIDTIYKEIKKLL; this is encoded by the coding sequence ATGAGTATAACAGGTAAAGAAGTAATTGACATATTATATAAGATAAATGATATGATTCAGGAAAACAAAGAATATTTAACGGAATTAGATGCTACTATAGGGGATGGTGATCATGGCCTCAATATGAGCAGAGGATTTAAAGCTGTAGTAGAAAAATTAAAAGATGATGATGGAAATAACATTGGAAATACATTTAAAAAAGTAGGAATGGCCTTAGTATCTAATGTTGGTGGGGCATCGGGTCCTCTTTATGGTACTGCTTTTATGAAGGCTGGAGCTATTTTAAATAGTAAATCTAAAATTGATATTAATGATTTTTCTAAAGTTCTTAAAGAAGCGTTAGAAGGAGTGAAGATGAGGGGAAAAGGAGAAATTGGAGAAAAAACAATGATTGATGCTTTATTACCTGCAATAGAAGCCTTAGATAAGGCTATAGGAAATGGTGAAAACTCAATATATGCACTAAAGAAAGCTAGTGATGCTGCGTTTAAAGGGGTAGAATATACTAAAGAAATTATAGCGAAAAAAGGTAGAGCTAGTTATTTAGGAGAAAGAAGTATTGGACATCAAGATCCAGGAGCTACATCCTGTGCTTTGGTGATAGATACTATATATAAAGAAATAAAAAAATTATTATAA
- the dhaM gene encoding dihydroxyacetone kinase phosphoryl donor subunit DhaM — translation MVGIVLVSHSSNIVEGLKELSAEMAPTTPIVTAGGTRDGRIGTDMDKIMEGIQKIYSEDGVIVLFDLGSAYMNAEMAIECLDEEMIHKVKIIDAPLVEGALTAAVQSSIGKSIEEIEKALGSMKLGKIS, via the coding sequence ATGGTAGGTATAGTTTTGGTATCTCATAGTAGCAATATTGTAGAAGGATTAAAAGAATTATCAGCAGAGATGGCACCAACAACCCCAATAGTTACAGCTGGTGGAACAAGGGATGGAAGAATTGGAACGGATATGGACAAGATAATGGAAGGAATTCAGAAGATCTATTCTGAGGATGGAGTTATAGTATTGTTTGATTTAGGCAGTGCATATATGAATGCTGAAATGGCTATAGAATGTTTAGATGAAGAAATGATTCATAAGGTAAAAATAATAGATGCGCCTCTAGTAGAAGGAGCTCTAACAGCAGCTGTACAAAGTAGTATAGGCAAAAGTATAGAAGAAATAGAAAAAGCATTAGGCTCAATGAAGTTAGGTAAAATTTCATAA
- a CDS encoding transglutaminase domain-containing protein → MNFKIANYNEKDYDLSIIDEILLQHPDIDYGFKSWEYTLYENPNYSKRILKVNLKYELDKKTMEKEKKDVKNKVNYILKSIIKPDMSDIEKELAIHDYIIKLGDYDVKAKNAKKYVPEDFNAYGILINKTGVCESYAKATYHLLNTAGIQCKYITGKAEGEDHSWNMVKIDNNWYNLDVAWDDPVLEDVPKVYDQIDEVVYDYFNLPDSIFNKDHKRGEFESTHKELYPVCDSKKYSFENIDFSSLKYAKIVE, encoded by the coding sequence GTGAACTTTAAAATAGCTAATTATAATGAAAAAGATTACGATTTAAGTATAATAGATGAGATACTTTTACAGCATCCAGATATAGATTATGGATTTAAAAGTTGGGAATATACTTTATATGAAAATCCAAACTATTCAAAACGAATATTAAAAGTTAATCTAAAGTATGAACTTGATAAAAAAACTATGGAAAAAGAAAAAAAAGATGTTAAAAATAAAGTGAATTATATTTTAAAATCTATAATAAAACCTGATATGAGTGACATTGAAAAAGAGTTGGCAATTCATGATTATATAATTAAATTAGGGGATTATGATGTAAAAGCAAAAAATGCAAAGAAGTATGTTCCGGAAGATTTTAATGCTTATGGTATTTTAATAAATAAAACCGGAGTGTGTGAAAGCTATGCAAAAGCAACATATCACCTTTTAAATACTGCTGGAATTCAATGTAAATATATTACAGGAAAAGCAGAAGGGGAAGATCATTCATGGAATATGGTTAAAATAGATAATAATTGGTACAACTTGGATGTTGCATGGGATGATCCTGTACTAGAAGATGTTCCTAAAGTTTATGATCAAATAGATGAAGTTGTTTATGATTATTTCAATTTACCAGATTCTATTTTTAATAAAGATCATAAAAGAGGTGAATTTGAATCAACTCATAAGGAGTTATATCCAGTATGTGATTCTAAAAAATATTCTTTTGAAAACATAGATTTTTCATCGTTAAAATATGCAAAAATAGTAGAGTGA
- a CDS encoding TatD family hydrolase: protein MIFDSHAHYDDESFNEDREEIIKQIKENGVRNVLNCGASMEGARDSLKLADKYDFFYAAVGIHPENAYELTEENYEEIKNMTKHPKVRAIGEIGLDYYWEENPPREKQKEVFRKQMSLARELNMPVIIHDRDAHKDTLDIMKEFPGVKGVVHCFSGSVEFARECLKLGYYIGFTGVITFKNAKKTIEVAKEVPMDKILVETDAPYMAPTPNRGKRNRSDYIEFIIDKIAEIKEISKEEVSQKTIENAKNLLKIKY from the coding sequence ATGATTTTTGATTCACATGCACATTATGATGATGAAAGTTTTAATGAAGATAGAGAAGAGATTATAAAACAAATTAAAGAAAATGGAGTAAGAAATGTATTAAATTGTGGAGCATCTATGGAAGGAGCTAGAGATTCTCTAAAATTAGCAGATAAATATGATTTCTTTTATGCGGCTGTAGGAATTCATCCTGAAAATGCATACGAACTTACAGAAGAAAACTATGAAGAAATAAAAAATATGACTAAACATCCTAAAGTAAGAGCTATAGGAGAAATAGGACTTGATTATTATTGGGAAGAGAATCCACCAAGAGAAAAGCAAAAAGAAGTTTTTAGAAAGCAAATGAGCTTAGCAAGAGAATTGAATATGCCTGTTATAATACATGATAGAGATGCTCATAAAGATACTTTAGACATAATGAAGGAATTCCCAGGTGTTAAGGGGGTAGTTCATTGCTTTTCTGGAAGTGTAGAATTTGCTCGTGAATGTTTAAAACTAGGATATTATATAGGATTTACTGGAGTTATAACTTTTAAAAATGCAAAAAAAACAATTGAAGTAGCAAAAGAAGTACCTATGGATAAAATTTTAGTTGAAACGGATGCACCATATATGGCGCCTACTCCAAATAGGGGAAAAAGAAATAGGTCTGACTATATAGAATTTATTATCGATAAGATAGCTGAAATTAAGGAAATATCAAAAGAAGAAGTATCTCAAAAGACTATAGAAAATGCTAAAAACTTGCTAAAAATAAAATACTAG